The sequence GTGACCTGTCCTGGGATGGCAGCGGGCCGCCGAATACGGCCGGCCCCGGTGCGCCGGCTTTCCGGCGCGTTGCCCCCCAGGAGCAGAAGTGATCCAGCAGATCCTGCCGTCCGCCGTCGCCTGCGCCGACACCACCGCCGACCTCCCCGAGGCACGACTGCACCCGGAGGAGGTGCCGTTGCTCGCGAAGTGCGTGGAGCACCGGCGCCGCGAGTTCACGACCACCCGGCACTGCGCCCGCACCGCCATGTCGGCACTCGGGGTGGCCCCCGCCCCGGTCCTCCCGGGCGCCAAGGGCGAACCGCGCTGGCCCGCCGGGGTGACCGGCAGCATGACGCACTGCGACGGCTACCGGGCGGCGGCGCTGAGCCGCAGCGACCGGTTCCACAGCGTCGGGATCGACGCGGAGCGCCACGCGCCGCTCGAGGAGTCGATGGTGCGGCACATCTCGGTGCCGTCCGAGCGCGAGCACCTGGCCGAGCTGGCCCGGGTCAGGCCCGAAGTGCACTGGCCCACCGTGATGTTCAGCGCGAAGGAGACCGTCTACAAGACGTGGTACCCGCTCACCGGCCGCTGGCTCGGCTTCCGGGACGCCCGGCTGGCGTTCGACCCGGAGGCCGGCACCTTCCGGGCCCGGCTGATGGTGCCCGGACCCGTGGTGGACGGCGCCCGCCTGGGCTGGTTCACCGGCCACTGGGCGGTGCGCGAGGGGCTGGTGCTCACCGCGATCGCGCTGCGACGGGCGCGGTGAGCCGGGAGGCGGGCTCGGCTCCCCGGTCCGCGAGGCCCGTCAGCTCCGCCGCCGCCCAGGCACCCGCCGTACGCAGCTGGCCCGGGGCCGCCGAGAGAACCGGCCAGTCCAGCCGCTGGGCGTGCTCCATCAGGACCCGGTCGGTGCCGCCGACGACCACGGGGCGGCCGACCGCG is a genomic window of Streptomyces sp. NBC_00708 containing:
- a CDS encoding 4'-phosphopantetheinyl transferase superfamily protein, with the protein product MIQQILPSAVACADTTADLPEARLHPEEVPLLAKCVEHRRREFTTTRHCARTAMSALGVAPAPVLPGAKGEPRWPAGVTGSMTHCDGYRAAALSRSDRFHSVGIDAERHAPLEESMVRHISVPSEREHLAELARVRPEVHWPTVMFSAKETVYKTWYPLTGRWLGFRDARLAFDPEAGTFRARLMVPGPVVDGARLGWFTGHWAVREGLVLTAIALRRAR